One region of Baekduia soli genomic DNA includes:
- a CDS encoding fumarylacetoacetate hydrolase family protein → MRLVSFRDRSGTARVGRLDGEGGDARIVELAAPTMLHWLRGEGHAPSGRDHAVADATLLAPVPEPPSVRDFYAYEGHVSTGSRLRGRDVPEAWYEAPVFYFSNPASVQGPGTPVRRPAGCERLDLELEIAAVIGEDGAIAGFTLFNDWSARDIQRREMTVGLGPAKGKDFATSMGPWLVTPDELPLVDGRLRLEARATIDGAEITRSDAGAMHWTWPQLVAQAARETRLRPGDVLGSGTLDRGCLLELNADVPDDRARWLQPGDTVAIEADGLGRLEAPIV, encoded by the coding sequence ATGCGCCTGGTCTCCTTCCGCGATCGCAGCGGCACCGCCCGCGTCGGCCGCCTCGACGGCGAGGGCGGCGACGCCCGCATCGTCGAGCTGGCGGCCCCGACGATGCTGCACTGGTTGCGCGGCGAGGGGCACGCCCCGAGCGGCCGCGACCACGCGGTGGCCGACGCGACGCTGCTGGCACCGGTGCCCGAGCCGCCCAGCGTGCGCGACTTCTACGCCTACGAGGGGCACGTGTCGACCGGCTCGCGCCTGCGCGGGCGCGACGTGCCCGAGGCGTGGTACGAGGCGCCGGTCTTCTACTTCTCCAACCCGGCCTCGGTCCAGGGGCCCGGCACGCCGGTGCGCCGGCCCGCGGGCTGCGAGCGGCTGGACCTCGAGCTCGAGATCGCCGCGGTCATCGGCGAGGACGGCGCGATCGCCGGCTTCACCCTGTTCAACGACTGGAGCGCCCGCGACATCCAGCGCCGGGAGATGACCGTCGGGCTCGGCCCGGCCAAGGGCAAGGACTTCGCGACGTCGATGGGCCCGTGGCTCGTGACGCCCGACGAGCTGCCGCTCGTCGACGGGCGCCTGCGGCTCGAGGCCCGCGCGACGATCGACGGGGCCGAGATCACGCGCAGCGACGCCGGGGCGATGCACTGGACCTGGCCGCAGCTCGTGGCCCAGGCGGCGCGCGAGACGCGGCTGCGCCCGGGCGACGTGCTGGGCTCGGGCACCCTGGACCGCGGGTGCCTGCTCGAGCTCAACGCCGACGTGCCCGATGACCGGGCGCGCTGGCTGCAGCCCGGCGACACGGTGGCGATCGAGGCCGACGGGCTCGGCCGCCTCGAGGCGCCGATCGTCTGA
- a CDS encoding EamA family transporter gives MLAAVSWGLGSFTSLRITLPGDPLVATAWQLLFGGLVLTVAGACAGEGLHPSAFSATSLAALAYLVLVGSIVAFSCYAYALAHAPISKVSTYAYVNPLIAVVLGAVFLDERITIVTIAGMALIVASVVVVVRHEARRTAAVRAGAAAEAA, from the coding sequence GTGCTGGCCGCGGTCTCCTGGGGCCTGGGCTCGTTCACGTCGCTGCGCATCACGCTGCCCGGCGATCCGCTGGTGGCCACGGCCTGGCAGCTGCTGTTCGGCGGCCTCGTCCTGACGGTCGCCGGCGCCTGCGCCGGCGAGGGGCTGCACCCGTCGGCGTTCTCGGCGACCTCGCTCGCCGCGCTGGCCTACCTGGTGCTCGTCGGGTCGATCGTCGCGTTCTCCTGCTACGCCTACGCGCTGGCGCACGCACCGATCTCCAAGGTCTCGACCTACGCCTACGTCAACCCGCTCATCGCCGTGGTGCTCGGCGCGGTGTTCCTGGACGAGCGCATCACGATCGTGACCATCGCGGGCATGGCGCTCATCGTGGCCTCGGTGGTCGTCGTCGTGCGCCACGAGGCGCGCCGCACCGCGGCGGTGCGCGCCGGCGCGGCCGCCGAGGCGGCCTAG
- the hppD gene encoding 4-hydroxyphenylpyruvate dioxygenase: MTPQTALHPAGTMPATEDFMPLHGIDHVELFVGNAKQAAYYYRHAFGFRLVAYSGLETGTRDRASYVLQQGRIRLVLTGALHSDSPIAEHHRRHGDGVKVIALSVPSVDRAWQEATSRGAEGVAEPHDATDEHGTVRLASIRTYGDTLHTFVQRDGYPGPFLPGYAAAQDPSDDAEPMLLALDHIVGNVEHMDPWVKYYEDVFNMKEMLHFTDEAISTEYSALMSKVVTNGNGAVKFPINEPAEAKRRSQIDEYLEFYEGPGAQHLAVATRDIVGTVAALRRRGVEFLDIPDAYYDGVPARVPEVEGQLADLRAQGILVDRDDDGHLLQIFTKPVGDRPTVFFEVIERHGARGFGDGNFKALFEALEREQDRRGNL, from the coding sequence ATGACGCCCCAGACCGCCCTGCACCCCGCCGGGACCATGCCGGCCACCGAGGACTTCATGCCGCTGCACGGCATCGATCATGTCGAGCTGTTCGTGGGCAACGCCAAGCAGGCGGCCTACTACTACCGTCACGCGTTCGGCTTCCGGCTCGTCGCCTACTCGGGGCTGGAGACGGGCACGCGCGACCGCGCGTCCTACGTCCTGCAGCAGGGCCGCATCCGCCTCGTGCTGACGGGCGCCCTGCACAGCGACTCGCCCATCGCCGAGCACCACCGCCGCCACGGCGACGGCGTCAAGGTCATCGCGCTGAGCGTGCCGTCGGTCGACCGCGCCTGGCAGGAGGCGACGAGCCGCGGTGCCGAGGGCGTCGCCGAGCCCCACGACGCCACCGACGAGCACGGCACGGTGCGCCTGGCGTCCATCAGGACCTACGGCGACACCCTGCACACGTTCGTCCAGCGCGATGGCTACCCCGGGCCGTTCCTGCCCGGCTACGCCGCCGCGCAGGACCCGTCCGACGACGCCGAGCCGATGCTGCTGGCGCTGGACCACATCGTCGGCAACGTCGAGCACATGGACCCCTGGGTGAAGTACTACGAGGACGTCTTCAACATGAAGGAGATGCTCCACTTCACCGACGAGGCGATCTCGACGGAGTACTCGGCGCTCATGTCCAAGGTCGTCACCAACGGCAACGGCGCCGTCAAGTTCCCGATCAACGAGCCCGCCGAGGCCAAGCGCAGGTCGCAGATCGACGAGTACCTCGAGTTCTACGAGGGCCCGGGCGCCCAGCACCTCGCGGTGGCCACGCGCGACATCGTCGGCACGGTCGCGGCGCTGCGCCGCCGGGGCGTCGAGTTCCTCGACATCCCCGACGCCTACTACGACGGGGTCCCCGCGCGGGTCCCGGAGGTCGAGGGCCAGCTGGCCGACCTGCGCGCCCAGGGCATCCTCGTCGACCGCGACGATGACGGCCACCTGCTGCAGATCTTCACCAAGCCCGTCGGCGACCGGCCGACCGTGTTCTTCGAGGTCATCGAGCGTCACGGGGCCCGCGGCTTCGGCGACGGCAACTTCAAGGCCCTGTTCGAGGCGCTGGAGCGCGAGCAGGACCGGCGCGGCAACCTGTAG
- a CDS encoding LysR family transcriptional regulator: MLDVRRLRVLREVAAQRSFSAAAEALSYTQSAVSQQIAALEREAGACLVERSARGVRLTEAGRALVTHAEVILARLADAEDELEAIAGLRTGRLRLAAFPSACATLMPLAVAGFRERHPGIELTLCPAEPDEGLRLLRAGEVDVALAIETTFARPGPDDVDRVHLLDDPMYIMLPASHRLAGRGRVRLADLADEAWMIGTTGHCPDASIFLRACQTAGFEPRMAFNLDDYNAIQGFVAAGMGVSFIPDLALITVRDDVVVRSLGARPPVRRILAATAAGAYRSPAKTAMLDVLVAVARDFGRRRTELALAS, from the coding sequence ATGCTCGATGTCCGCCGTCTGCGCGTCCTGCGCGAGGTCGCGGCCCAGCGGTCGTTCTCGGCTGCCGCGGAGGCGCTGTCCTACACGCAGTCCGCCGTGTCCCAGCAGATCGCCGCGCTGGAGCGCGAGGCGGGCGCGTGCCTGGTGGAGCGCAGCGCCCGGGGCGTCCGGCTCACGGAGGCCGGGCGTGCGCTCGTCACGCACGCCGAGGTCATCCTCGCCCGGCTGGCCGACGCCGAGGACGAGCTCGAGGCGATCGCCGGGCTGCGCACCGGGCGCCTGCGCCTGGCCGCGTTCCCCAGCGCGTGCGCCACGCTCATGCCGCTGGCCGTCGCCGGCTTCCGCGAGCGCCACCCGGGCATCGAGCTCACGCTCTGCCCCGCCGAGCCCGACGAGGGCCTGCGCCTGCTGCGCGCCGGCGAGGTCGACGTCGCGCTGGCCATCGAGACCACGTTCGCCCGCCCCGGCCCCGACGACGTCGACCGCGTGCACCTGCTCGACGACCCGATGTACATCATGCTGCCCGCCAGCCATCGCCTGGCGGGTCGCGGGCGCGTGCGCCTGGCCGACCTCGCCGACGAGGCGTGGATGATCGGCACGACGGGCCACTGCCCCGACGCCAGCATCTTCCTGCGGGCCTGCCAGACCGCGGGCTTCGAGCCGCGGATGGCCTTCAACCTCGACGACTACAACGCCATCCAGGGCTTCGTCGCGGCCGGGATGGGCGTGTCGTTCATCCCCGACCTCGCGCTCATCACGGTCCGCGACGACGTCGTGGTCCGCTCGCTGGGCGCGCGGCCGCCCGTGCGCCGCATCCTGGCCGCGACCGCCGCCGGCGCCTACCGCTCGCCGGCCAAGACGGCGATGCTCGACGTGCTCGTCGCCGTGGCCCGCGACTTCGGGCGGCGGCGCACCGAGCTGGCGCTGGCCTCCTAG
- a CDS encoding homogentisate 1,2-dioxygenase, with product MRYLSLGRIPRKRHVQFRGDGNGAGPAGHLLTEEVLGYEGFSGNETILYHLHSPCRLAEVGGFAPIRREEWVPDAHVHRLADANAAPSGGDPVSGRQLLMYNADLEVSIAKPTEAQAGFHRNGEGDEVVYVHRGGGKLRTVFGPVTFRERDYVVIPRGTTYRFEPDPGLEQFWVCFHTPGEIETPDRYRNRYGQLLEHAPYSQRDFHGPIELETHDEAGEFHLTVRVRDGVQAYVLDRHPFDVVGWDGYVFPYTFNADDFEPRAGRLHLPPPAHQTFQGPNFVICTFAPRMLDWDPQAVPLPYHHSNIQSEEVMFYADGDYAARKGVEVGCITLHPSGLPHGPQPGAVEKALGATRTDELAIMWDTFRPLRLAALWRDHDKPEYAYSWNPDRAPAARP from the coding sequence ATGCGCTATCTGAGCCTGGGCCGCATCCCGCGCAAGCGCCACGTCCAGTTCCGGGGCGACGGCAACGGCGCCGGGCCGGCCGGACACCTGCTGACCGAGGAGGTCCTCGGCTACGAGGGCTTCAGCGGCAACGAGACGATCCTCTACCACCTGCACTCGCCGTGCCGGCTGGCCGAGGTCGGCGGCTTCGCGCCGATCCGCCGCGAGGAGTGGGTGCCCGACGCCCACGTCCACCGGCTCGCCGACGCCAACGCCGCACCCTCCGGCGGCGACCCGGTGTCGGGTCGGCAGCTGCTGATGTACAACGCCGACCTCGAGGTCTCCATCGCCAAGCCGACCGAGGCCCAGGCGGGCTTCCACCGCAACGGCGAGGGCGACGAGGTCGTCTACGTGCACCGCGGCGGCGGCAAGCTGCGCACCGTGTTCGGCCCGGTCACGTTCCGCGAGCGCGACTACGTCGTGATCCCCCGCGGGACGACGTACCGCTTCGAGCCCGATCCGGGCCTCGAGCAGTTCTGGGTGTGCTTCCACACGCCCGGGGAGATCGAGACCCCCGACCGCTACCGCAACCGCTACGGCCAGCTCCTGGAGCACGCGCCGTACTCCCAGCGCGACTTCCACGGGCCGATCGAGCTCGAGACCCACGACGAGGCCGGCGAGTTCCACCTCACCGTCCGGGTGCGCGACGGCGTGCAGGCCTACGTGCTGGACCGCCACCCGTTCGATGTGGTCGGCTGGGACGGCTACGTGTTCCCCTACACGTTCAACGCCGACGACTTCGAGCCTCGCGCCGGGCGCCTGCACCTGCCGCCCCCGGCCCACCAGACGTTCCAGGGCCCCAACTTCGTCATCTGCACGTTCGCGCCACGGATGCTCGACTGGGACCCGCAGGCCGTGCCGCTGCCCTACCACCACTCGAACATCCAGTCCGAGGAGGTGATGTTCTACGCCGACGGCGACTACGCCGCGCGCAAGGGCGTCGAGGTGGGCTGCATCACGCTGCACCCGTCGGGCCTGCCCCACGGCCCGCAGCCCGGAGCGGTCGAGAAGGCGCTGGGCGCCACGCGGACCGACGAGCTGGCGATCATGTGGGACACGTTCCGCCCGCTGCGGCTCGCGGCCCTGTGGCGCGACCACGACAAGCCCGAGTACGCCTACTCCTGGAACCCGGACCGGGCGCCGGCCGCACGCCCCTGA
- a CDS encoding alpha/beta fold hydrolase → MAPRPSTGPPPESRMVRVGDLRLRVSRQGAGPPLLLIGGLGANLEMWRPLRRHLGDRHTIAFDAPGTGRSTTPRIPLRMRALARVVRGLLDELGEDRVDVLGYSFGGALAQQLAHDAPARVGRLILAATNSGAVSVPGRPLSVVHLMSPLRYHSAEYLRRAVPVMAGGRTARDPEALRRHTADRLVAPPSLWGYQSQMYAMTGWTSALWLHRLPCPTLVLSGDDDPLVPLANARFLARRIPGARLHIVPGGGHLFLIDQPEDAADVITQFLAG, encoded by the coding sequence GTGGCCCCGCGACCCTCGACCGGCCCGCCGCCGGAGAGCCGGATGGTGCGCGTGGGCGACCTGCGGCTGCGCGTCTCCCGCCAGGGAGCGGGGCCGCCGCTGCTGCTCATCGGCGGCCTCGGGGCCAACCTCGAGATGTGGCGCCCGCTGCGCCGTCACCTCGGCGATCGGCACACGATCGCGTTCGACGCGCCGGGCACGGGCCGCTCGACGACGCCCCGGATCCCGCTGCGCATGCGCGCGCTGGCCCGGGTGGTCCGGGGCCTGCTCGACGAGCTCGGCGAGGACCGCGTCGACGTCCTGGGCTACTCGTTCGGCGGTGCGCTGGCCCAGCAGCTGGCCCACGACGCGCCCGCACGCGTCGGGCGCCTGATCCTGGCGGCGACGAACTCCGGCGCGGTGAGCGTCCCCGGCCGGCCGCTGTCGGTGGTGCACCTCATGTCGCCGCTGCGCTACCACTCGGCCGAGTACCTGCGCCGCGCCGTCCCGGTCATGGCGGGCGGCCGCACCGCGCGCGACCCCGAGGCCCTGCGCCGCCACACCGCCGACCGCCTCGTCGCGCCGCCGTCGCTGTGGGGCTACCAGTCGCAGATGTACGCCATGACGGGCTGGACCAGCGCGCTGTGGCTGCACCGGCTCCCCTGCCCCACGCTCGTGCTCAGCGGCGACGACGACCCGCTCGTGCCGCTCGCCAACGCGCGCTTCCTCGCCCGCCGCATCCCGGGCGCGCGGCTGCACATCGTGCCGGGCGGCGGCCACCTGTTCCTCATCGACCAGCCCGAGGACGCCGCCGACGTGATCACGCAGTTCCTCGCGGGCTGA
- a CDS encoding acyl-CoA synthetase — protein sequence MNEMHAARSHALGDLLRRSARRDPERLAIVYGPVRQTFAELDETVNRTANALAARGVAQGDHLALHAHNSYGFVVTTLALARLGAVVVPINFMLGADEVAFILDHAQVTGLVAEDALLPVSAAALQASGRADAVGVRAVIADAPATPPEGWEAVDAWFEHPDATEPTAAVGDDDPIALLYTSGTESRPKGAMLTSRSLITQFVSCIVDGEMSRADVEIHPMPLYHCAQLYCFLMPDLYLGAASVILPRPDAGLILEAIEAERATKLFVPPTVWISLLRHPDFETRDLSSLRKGYYGASAMPVEVLLEMSRRLPDVRLFNFYGQTEMSPMATLLRPEDQVRKAGSAGRPSINVETLVVDDQDRPVAPGEVGEIVHRSPHAMLGYYNDPAKTAEAFKNGWFHSGDLGVIDEEGYLSVVDRKKDMIKTGGENVASREVEEVIYAHEAVQEVAIFGLPDPRWIEAVTAAVVPRTGADVTAEEIVAFCRERLAGFKVPKRVEIVGELPKNASGKILKRELRDRFAETV from the coding sequence ATGAACGAGATGCACGCCGCCCGCAGCCACGCGCTCGGCGATCTGCTGCGGCGCTCCGCCCGGCGGGATCCCGAGCGCCTCGCGATCGTCTACGGCCCGGTCCGCCAGACGTTCGCCGAGCTCGACGAGACCGTCAACCGCACGGCCAACGCCCTCGCCGCCCGCGGCGTGGCCCAGGGCGACCACCTCGCGCTGCACGCCCACAACTCCTACGGGTTCGTCGTCACGACGCTGGCGCTCGCGCGGCTCGGGGCCGTCGTCGTGCCGATCAACTTCATGCTCGGCGCCGACGAGGTGGCGTTCATCCTGGACCACGCCCAGGTCACCGGGCTGGTCGCCGAGGACGCGTTGCTGCCGGTCTCCGCCGCGGCGCTCCAGGCGAGCGGGCGGGCGGACGCGGTCGGCGTGCGCGCGGTGATCGCCGACGCACCCGCCACCCCGCCGGAGGGCTGGGAGGCCGTGGACGCCTGGTTCGAGCATCCCGACGCCACCGAGCCGACCGCGGCCGTCGGCGACGACGACCCGATCGCGCTGCTGTACACGAGCGGCACCGAGTCGCGGCCCAAGGGCGCGATGCTCACGAGCCGCAGCCTCATCACGCAGTTCGTGTCCTGCATCGTCGACGGCGAGATGTCGCGCGCCGACGTCGAGATCCACCCCATGCCGCTGTACCACTGCGCGCAGCTGTACTGCTTCCTGATGCCCGACCTCTACCTCGGCGCGGCGAGCGTGATCCTGCCCCGCCCCGACGCCGGGCTCATCCTGGAGGCCATCGAGGCCGAGCGGGCCACGAAGCTGTTCGTGCCGCCCACGGTGTGGATCTCGCTGCTGCGCCACCCCGACTTCGAGACGCGCGACCTCAGCTCGCTGCGCAAGGGCTACTATGGCGCCTCGGCCATGCCCGTCGAGGTGCTGCTCGAGATGAGCCGGCGCCTGCCCGACGTGCGGCTGTTCAACTTCTACGGCCAGACCGAGATGTCGCCGATGGCCACGCTCCTGCGCCCCGAGGACCAGGTGCGCAAGGCCGGCTCGGCGGGCCGACCGTCGATCAACGTCGAGACGCTCGTCGTCGACGACCAGGACCGCCCGGTCGCCCCGGGCGAGGTCGGCGAGATCGTGCACCGCTCGCCGCACGCGATGCTCGGCTACTACAACGACCCGGCCAAGACGGCCGAGGCGTTCAAGAACGGCTGGTTCCACAGCGGCGACCTGGGCGTCATCGACGAGGAGGGCTACCTCAGCGTCGTGGACCGCAAGAAGGACATGATCAAGACCGGGGGCGAGAACGTCGCCAGCCGCGAGGTCGAGGAGGTCATCTACGCCCACGAGGCCGTGCAGGAGGTGGCGATCTTCGGCCTGCCCGACCCGCGCTGGATCGAGGCCGTGACCGCGGCCGTCGTCCCGCGCACCGGGGCCGACGTGACCGCGGAGGAGATCGTCGCCTTCTGCCGCGAGCGCCTCGCCGGGTTCAAGGTCCCCAAGCGCGTCGAGATCGTCGGCGAGCTGCCCAAGAACGCCAGCGGCAAGATCCTCAAGCGCGAGCTGCGCGACCGCTTCGCCGAGACCGTCTGA
- a CDS encoding nuclear transport factor 2 family protein, producing the protein MAYDVEIVRRAFIAFEHRDAGALLEICSPHIVFEPVTARLAAGGEPYCGHAGMLRYLDDVARVWQELRPTPDRYRTGEGGLVVATGRVYAWGVGRVIDSPAGWLWRVEDGRITYGRVFGTAAGALEAAGMLTPDA; encoded by the coding sequence GTGGCCTACGACGTCGAGATCGTGCGCCGGGCGTTCATCGCCTTCGAGCACCGCGACGCCGGCGCGCTGCTGGAGATCTGCTCGCCGCACATCGTCTTCGAGCCGGTCACGGCCCGCCTGGCCGCCGGCGGCGAGCCCTACTGCGGCCATGCGGGCATGCTGCGCTACCTCGACGACGTGGCCCGGGTCTGGCAGGAGCTGCGGCCCACGCCGGACCGCTATCGCACGGGGGAGGGCGGCCTCGTCGTCGCCACGGGACGCGTCTATGCCTGGGGCGTGGGCCGCGTCATCGACTCGCCCGCCGGGTGGCTCTGGCGCGTGGAGGACGGGCGCATCACCTACGGCCGCGTCTTCGGCACCGCGGCCGGGGCCCTGGAGGCCGCCGGGATGCTCACGCCCGACGCCTGA
- a CDS encoding 3-oxoacyl-ACP reductase family protein, whose protein sequence is MTTTGPSSAQDFVAGNKLEGRVAFVTGGTRGIGAAISRSLASQGATVAAGYSRNVDKAEGFRADLEQLGAEASIHQGNVASADDCRRTVGEVIERHGRLDILVNNAGITADARMLKMTAEEWYTVLAVNLSGAFFCAQAALGHMLERGSGRIINISSLAGQSGNIGQTNYAASKSGMFGLTKTMALEAASALAREDRLDPFGIGVTVNCVAPGYTTTDMVADVPPKVLAKVADSIPLKRLGRPEEIARVVHFLCADASGYITGQVWGVNGGLEM, encoded by the coding sequence ATGACGACCACGGGACCGAGCAGCGCGCAGGACTTCGTCGCGGGCAACAAGCTGGAGGGGCGCGTCGCGTTCGTCACGGGCGGCACACGCGGGATCGGGGCGGCCATCAGCCGCAGCCTGGCCAGCCAGGGCGCGACGGTGGCGGCGGGCTACAGCCGCAACGTCGACAAGGCCGAGGGCTTCCGCGCGGACCTCGAGCAGCTCGGCGCCGAGGCCTCGATCCACCAGGGCAACGTCGCCTCGGCCGACGACTGCCGCCGGACCGTCGGCGAGGTCATCGAGCGCCACGGCCGGCTCGACATCCTCGTCAACAACGCGGGCATCACCGCCGACGCGCGGATGCTCAAGATGACCGCCGAGGAGTGGTACACGGTGCTGGCCGTCAACCTCTCCGGGGCGTTCTTCTGCGCGCAGGCCGCCCTCGGCCACATGCTCGAGCGCGGCAGCGGGCGCATCATCAACATCTCCTCGCTGGCCGGCCAGAGCGGCAACATCGGCCAGACGAACTACGCGGCGTCCAAGTCGGGCATGTTCGGCCTGACCAAGACGATGGCCCTGGAGGCCGCCAGCGCGCTGGCGCGCGAGGACCGCCTGGATCCGTTCGGCATCGGCGTGACCGTCAACTGCGTGGCCCCCGGCTACACGACGACCGACATGGTGGCCGACGTGCCGCCCAAGGTCCTCGCCAAGGTCGCCGACTCCATCCCGCTCAAGCGGCTCGGGCGCCCGGAGGAGATCGCCCGCGTCGTGCACTTCCTCTGCGCCGACGCCTCGGGCTACATCACCGGGCAGGTGTGGGGCGTCAACGGCGGCCTCGAGATGTAG
- a CDS encoding Lrp/AsnC family transcriptional regulator, translating to MDDIDRKIVALLRENARRSFQDIGGRVALSAPAVKRRVDRLEADGVIRSYAAVVDPAAMGWTTHAVVALYCEGRMSGGEVRASVEQHPEVEAAYTVAGDASAILHLRAADTQHLEEALERLRDTPGVRRTHTQVVLSTLFERPVV from the coding sequence GTGGACGACATCGACCGCAAGATCGTTGCGCTGCTGCGGGAGAACGCGAGGCGCTCGTTCCAGGACATCGGCGGGCGCGTCGCGCTGAGCGCCCCGGCGGTCAAGCGCCGGGTCGACCGCCTGGAGGCCGACGGCGTCATCCGCTCCTACGCCGCGGTCGTCGACCCGGCCGCGATGGGCTGGACCACGCACGCGGTGGTCGCGCTGTACTGCGAGGGCCGCATGTCGGGCGGCGAGGTCCGCGCGTCCGTGGAGCAGCACCCCGAGGTCGAGGCGGCCTACACCGTGGCCGGCGACGCCAGCGCGATCCTGCACCTGCGCGCGGCCGACACCCAGCACCTCGAGGAGGCGCTGGAGCGCCTGCGCGACACGCCGGGCGTGCGCCGCACGCACACCCAGGTCGTGCTCTCGACGCTCTTCGAGCGCCCGGTGGTCTAG
- a CDS encoding EamA family transporter, translating to MRTGAGHIRAQGSPPQDWRVWSAIGAVYVIWGGTYLAIRLMIETVPPLLGAGVRFVAAGVIMLAFLAARRGGPAAIATSWGRLAHCALVGTLLAAGGNGLVTIAEHDVPTGLTALIIASVPLWIALFRTLGGDRVAGRTLAGVALGFVGVGVLLLPGAGPPARRSGWCCSSCWPRSPGAWARSRRCASRCPAIRWWPRPGSCCSAASS from the coding sequence ATGCGCACCGGCGCCGGCCACATCCGCGCCCAGGGCTCCCCTCCTCAGGACTGGCGGGTGTGGTCGGCGATCGGTGCCGTCTACGTCATCTGGGGCGGCACGTACCTCGCGATCCGCCTCATGATCGAGACGGTGCCGCCGCTGCTGGGCGCCGGGGTGCGGTTCGTGGCCGCCGGCGTGATCATGCTCGCGTTCCTGGCCGCCCGGCGCGGCGGCCCGGCGGCGATCGCCACCTCGTGGGGGCGCCTGGCGCACTGCGCGCTGGTCGGCACGCTGCTGGCGGCCGGCGGCAACGGCCTGGTGACGATCGCCGAGCACGACGTGCCCACCGGCCTCACCGCGCTGATCATCGCCTCGGTCCCGCTGTGGATCGCGCTGTTTCGCACGCTGGGCGGCGACCGCGTGGCGGGCCGCACCCTGGCCGGCGTCGCGCTGGGCTTCGTCGGCGTGGGCGTGCTGCTGCTGCCCGGGGCCGGCCCGCCGGCGCGGCGCTCGGGATGGTGCTGCTCGTCGTGCTGGCCGCGGTCTCCTGGGGCCTGGGCTCGTTCACGTCGCTGCGCATCACGCTGCCCGGCGATCCGCTGGTGGCCACGGCCTGGCAGCTGCTGTTCGGCGGCCTCGTCCTGA
- a CDS encoding DUF488 domain-containing protein, translating into MTAPRVILTVGHSAHALEHLAGLLAAQDVTALADVRRWPRSRRHPHFDDDALAVELAPRGVTYTHVPELGGRREPVAGSPNDGFAEAAMRGYADHVATAEFARGLAHLEALAAGRRTAVLCAEADWRRCHRRLVADVLAVRGWEVVHVGPGGGTEPHALTPFAVVSGGLPVYPAAQLGLGL; encoded by the coding sequence GTGACCGCGCCGCGCGTCATCCTGACCGTCGGTCACTCCGCCCACGCGCTCGAGCACCTCGCCGGCCTGCTCGCGGCCCAGGACGTGACCGCCTTGGCCGACGTGCGCCGCTGGCCGCGGTCGCGGCGCCACCCGCACTTCGACGACGACGCGCTCGCCGTCGAGCTGGCGCCTCGCGGGGTGACCTACACGCACGTGCCCGAGCTCGGCGGCCGCCGCGAGCCCGTGGCCGGCTCGCCCAACGACGGGTTCGCCGAAGCCGCCATGCGCGGCTACGCCGACCACGTCGCCACCGCCGAGTTCGCGCGCGGGCTCGCCCACCTGGAGGCCCTGGCCGCCGGGCGGCGCACGGCCGTGCTGTGCGCGGAGGCCGACTGGCGACGCTGCCACCGCCGGCTCGTCGCCGACGTCCTGGCCGTCCGCGGCTGGGAGGTCGTCCATGTCGGCCCCGGCGGCGGCACCGAGCCCCACGCCCTGACGCCGTTCGCCGTCGTCTCCGGCGGCCTGCCCGTCTACCCGGCGGCGCAGCTCGGGCTCGGCCTCTAG